From one Terriglobales bacterium genomic stretch:
- the msrB gene encoding peptide-methionine (R)-S-oxide reductase MsrB: MAEKVKKTEQEWRAQLTPEEYYVTRQKGTEPPFSGRYCNSKEPGTYTCVCCGQPLFKSNAKYESGTGWPSFWQPVGQESVATETDRTHGMERTEALCSACGAHLGHVFKDGPPPTGLRYCMNSAALKLVRDDD; this comes from the coding sequence ATGGCAGAGAAGGTCAAAAAAACCGAACAAGAATGGCGCGCGCAACTGACCCCCGAGGAATACTACGTCACCCGGCAAAAGGGAACCGAACCTCCTTTCAGTGGTCGCTACTGCAACAGCAAAGAGCCAGGAACATACACCTGCGTTTGTTGCGGACAACCGCTTTTCAAGTCCAACGCCAAATACGAATCCGGCACGGGCTGGCCGAGTTTCTGGCAACCGGTAGGTCAGGAAAGTGTCGCCACGGAAACTGACCGCACCCACGGCATGGAACGCACTGAAGCACTCTGCTCGGCCTGTGGCGCGCATTTGGGACACGTTTTCAAAGATGGACCGCCGCCCACCGGCCTCCGTTATTGCATGAACTCGGCCGCCCTTAAGCTGGTTCGAGACGATGATTAG
- a CDS encoding OsmC family protein → MQRKASAVWKGGLKDGKGTVSTTSGVLKDTPYSFSTRFENSPGTNPEELIAAAHAGCFSMALSAQLGQAGLTPESIDTTATLTMDKLETGWAITTIQLDVRARVPKADAAAFQKAADAAKSGCPVSKVLNAKITMNAKLE, encoded by the coding sequence ATGCAGAGAAAGGCAAGCGCGGTATGGAAGGGCGGCCTGAAAGATGGCAAGGGGACAGTCTCCACCACAAGCGGCGTACTGAAAGATACGCCTTACTCGTTCAGCACGCGTTTTGAAAACTCGCCCGGCACAAATCCGGAGGAATTGATTGCCGCCGCTCATGCGGGATGCTTCTCTATGGCGCTTTCCGCGCAACTCGGCCAGGCAGGCCTGACGCCAGAGAGCATTGACACCACTGCCACCCTCACCATGGACAAACTTGAGACCGGCTGGGCCATTACCACCATCCAACTGGACGTTCGCGCGCGCGTGCCCAAAGCCGATGCGGCTGCATTTCAGAAAGCTGCGGATGCCGCAAAAAGCGGTTGTCCGGTCTCCAAGGTGTTGAACGCGAAGATCACGATGAACGCCAAGCTGGAATAG
- a CDS encoding adenylosuccinate synthase, whose protein sequence is MNRGRTAVIVGAQWGDEGKGKIVDVLSENFSLVARYAGGHNAGHTVIINGEKFVLQLVPCGVLRPGCRGVIGNGVVLDPMAFLKEVASLREAGVKVDGNLFISNRAHVILPYHRMIELAAENAPGRVKIGTTSRGIGPAYEDKMGRRGLRVADLLDLKLLRTHIENACREKNMIAHALFNSEPLDPDKMYEEYAAAAEKIAPFVCDTAALLNKALASGESVMFEGAQGTMLDIDHGTYPFVTSSSATSGGAVIGTGVAPTAIDTVIGVSKAYCTRVGEGPFPTEINDPIADQLRLRGKEYGAVTGRPRRCGWIDLPLLRYAVMINGISWLVVTKLDVLDELEEIPVCVGYKINGKKTSEAPAHASGYDKIQGVYETLPGWRKSTEGISTFEKLPAKARDYLRFLEKETGARIGMISTGPDRNQTIFVDEFVGCLKEVSGASERKKRVQARA, encoded by the coding sequence TTGAATAGAGGCAGAACAGCGGTTATTGTCGGCGCACAGTGGGGAGATGAGGGTAAGGGCAAGATTGTAGACGTCCTCTCGGAGAATTTCTCCCTTGTGGCGCGTTATGCCGGCGGACACAATGCCGGGCACACCGTCATTATCAACGGGGAAAAATTTGTGCTGCAGCTGGTTCCCTGCGGCGTGCTGCGGCCCGGCTGCCGCGGCGTCATTGGCAACGGCGTGGTCCTGGATCCCATGGCCTTCTTGAAGGAAGTCGCGTCTCTGCGGGAGGCGGGGGTCAAGGTGGACGGGAACTTATTTATCAGCAATCGCGCCCACGTGATCCTGCCCTACCACCGCATGATCGAGCTGGCCGCAGAGAATGCTCCCGGCCGGGTGAAGATTGGGACCACCTCGCGCGGCATTGGTCCGGCGTATGAAGACAAAATGGGCCGCCGCGGGCTGCGCGTGGCCGACCTGCTCGATCTTAAACTGTTGCGCACCCACATCGAAAATGCCTGCCGCGAGAAGAACATGATTGCGCACGCACTGTTCAACTCCGAGCCGCTCGATCCCGACAAAATGTACGAAGAATACGCAGCTGCCGCCGAGAAGATTGCGCCTTTCGTTTGCGACACGGCGGCGCTACTCAACAAAGCACTGGCCAGCGGTGAGTCGGTGATGTTTGAAGGTGCGCAGGGCACAATGCTCGACATTGACCATGGCACGTATCCCTTTGTGACATCATCGAGCGCGACTTCTGGCGGAGCTGTGATCGGCACGGGTGTGGCGCCCACTGCGATCGATACCGTCATCGGCGTCAGCAAGGCATACTGCACGCGAGTGGGAGAGGGACCGTTCCCGACCGAGATCAACGATCCAATTGCCGATCAGCTACGCCTTCGTGGCAAAGAGTATGGAGCGGTCACCGGACGTCCGCGGCGCTGCGGCTGGATTGACCTGCCTCTGCTGCGTTATGCGGTGATGATCAACGGCATCTCCTGGCTGGTGGTGACCAAGCTGGATGTTCTCGATGAGCTAGAGGAAATTCCAGTGTGCGTGGGTTATAAGATCAACGGCAAGAAGACTTCAGAAGCTCCCGCTCACGCCAGTGGCTACGACAAGATCCAAGGTGTTTACGAAACCTTGCCGGGCTGGCGCAAGTCCACGGAAGGAATCTCGACATTTGAGAAGCTGCCGGCCAAAGCCCGCGATTATCTGAGATTTCTGGAAAAGGAAACAGGCGCACGGATTGGAATGATCTCCACCGGGCCGGACCGGAACCAGACGATCTTCGTGGATGAGTTCGTGGGGTGTTTGAAGGAAGTATCGGGCGCGAGCGAACGCAAGAAGCGCGTCCAGGCGAGAGCGTAG
- the mutM gene encoding bifunctional DNA-formamidopyrimidine glycosylase/DNA-(apurinic or apyrimidinic site) lyase: MPELPEVETIARGLAQQVTGESIESVWLGSKPEPLKSPAREIARTLEHARIADIRRVGKHIVVDLENSGSSRKRSSAQKSQWIVHLGMTGSLVVCPPDAEVEKHTHAIVRLGSGRELRFVDPRRFGRLSIVRSSNGFAASGLEPLDVGFELFVGLFRKRKTPIKSALLNQKLLSGVGNIYADESLFRAGIRPRRRAATLTRDELRRLYESVQQVLNEAILAGGSSINDYVDARGEPGMFQMQHRVYGREGEPCLTCRTPVKRIVIAGRSSHYCPQCQR; this comes from the coding sequence ATGCCAGAGCTTCCCGAGGTCGAGACCATTGCCCGCGGGCTCGCCCAGCAAGTCACGGGTGAATCAATCGAATCCGTCTGGCTGGGCTCCAAACCTGAACCGTTGAAATCGCCCGCTCGCGAGATTGCTCGCACCCTCGAGCACGCCCGCATAGCCGACATACGACGAGTGGGTAAGCACATCGTGGTTGACCTGGAGAACAGCGGTTCATCGCGGAAGCGCTCGTCTGCTCAAAAGTCTCAGTGGATCGTCCACCTTGGCATGACCGGTAGCCTGGTGGTTTGCCCGCCGGATGCCGAAGTGGAAAAGCATACTCATGCCATCGTGCGGCTGGGCTCCGGCCGGGAGCTGCGCTTTGTTGACCCGCGTCGCTTCGGGCGACTGAGCATAGTGCGCAGCAGCAACGGCTTCGCCGCCAGCGGACTCGAGCCCCTCGACGTCGGCTTTGAACTCTTCGTGGGCCTCTTTCGCAAACGTAAGACGCCAATCAAGAGCGCGCTATTGAACCAGAAATTGCTGAGCGGAGTGGGTAACATTTACGCCGATGAATCCCTTTTTCGCGCCGGTATTCGGCCGCGCCGCCGCGCCGCCACCCTGACCCGCGACGAACTTCGGAGACTCTATGAATCCGTCCAGCAGGTGCTGAATGAAGCAATTCTGGCCGGCGGCTCCTCCATCAACGATTACGTTGACGCCCGCGGTGAACCGGGAATGTTTCAGATGCAGCATCGAGTTTACGGACGTGAAGGCGAACCCTGTCTCACTTGCCGCACTCCGGTCAAGCGCATCGTCATTGCCGGCCGAAGCAGCCACTATTGTCCCCAGTGCCAGAGGTAG